From one Mytilus edulis chromosome 1, xbMytEdul2.2, whole genome shotgun sequence genomic stretch:
- the LOC139500962 gene encoding neurocalcin homolog, with protein sequence MASNSDPKMQLEMGNNHSGQKLKRTLKKKASLSSENEYLKMQFKITDEQLKEYRSLFKDHSDNNKVITRSEFRDVYQLIYKSGDATEFADRVFDVFDSDKSGTVDFIEFAAGLTMMDSEKLEQKISIAFSMYDEDGSNTLSKQEVINMIQAYYRLLGPDVSRSPVEIANDLFRKMDLDKDDSVTYEEFASVAKRDPTVLEILNPKA encoded by the exons ATGGCTAGCAACAGTGATCCCAAAATGCAATTAg AAATGGGCAACAACCACAGTGGACAAAAGCTTAAGCGTACTCTGAAAAAGAAAGCAAGCTTGAGCAGTGAGAATGAGTATCTCAAGATGCAGTTCAAAATAACAGACGAACAATTAAAAGAGTATAGATCACTTTTTAAAGATCATTCTGATAACAACAAGGTGATTACAAGAAGCGAATTCAGGGATGTATACCAACTTATATATAAAAGTGGCGATGCTACTGAATTTGCCGATCGTGTTTTTGACGTGTTTGACAGTGATAAGAGTGGGACTGTAGATTTTATCGAGTTTGCAGCAGGACTAACAATGATGGATAGTGAGAAGCTTGAACAGAAAATATCCATTGCCTTCAGTATGTATGACGAAGATGGCAGCAATACCCTATCAAAACAGGAAGTCATAAACATGATACAG GCTTATTATAGACTTCTGGGACCTGATGTTAGTAGATCACCAGTAGAGATAGCCAATGACCTATTTAGAAAAATGGACCTTGATAAAGATGATTCAGTCACATATGAGGAATTTGCTAGCGTAGCAAAAAGAGATCCAACTGTGCTCGAAATTCTTAATCCGAAAgcttga
- the LOC139500846 gene encoding neurocalcin homolog, whose amino-acid sequence MGGKVCKGRGTTPDDFDKQVEYLRSKFKLTDEQIAQYKAFFNDFSEHKKTIERDNFQKVYQILYRNEDAAEFADRVFDAFDTNQSGSVDFVEFAAGLTMMDSKHTEQKISIAFNMFDKDGSNALSEQEVTDMITAYYKLLGPHISISPVEVAHELFEKMDLNSDQKVTYDEFTTTAKNDPKVLAILDPQV is encoded by the exons ATGGGTGGAAAAGTATGCAAGGGACGTGGTACAACGCCAGATGATTTTGATAAACAAGTGGAATATTTAAGGTCGAAGTTTAAACTTACAGATGAGCAAATCGCTCAATATAAAGCATTTTTCAATGACTTCTCGGAAcataagaaaacaattgaaagagATAACTTCCAGAAAGTGTATCAAATATTGTACAGGAATGAAGACGCTGCTGAGTTTGCAGATAGGGTTTTCGATGCCTTTGACACTAATCAAAGCGGAAGTGTAGATTTTGTGGAATTTGCAGCAGGTTTAACAATGATGGACAGCAAACACACAGAACAGAAAATATCAATAGCGTTTAATATGTTTGACAAAGACGGCAGTAATGCACTAAGTGAACAAGAAGTTACTGATATGATCACG GCATATTATAAGCTACTTGGACCTCATATTTCAATATCACCAGTTGAAGTAGCGCACGAGCTATTCGAGAAAATGGACCTAAACAGTGACCAAAAAGTGACATACGATGAATTTACAACAACAGCAAAAAATGATCCCAAAGTATTAGCAATTCTAGATCCACAAGTGTAA